A genomic region of Alnus glutinosa chromosome 11, dhAlnGlut1.1, whole genome shotgun sequence contains the following coding sequences:
- the LOC133881344 gene encoding uncharacterized protein LOC133881344 produces MEVEEDGSLFSEELENDEEKEREMKDEKDYSVWHHLILCEELENNDDQKNHVPCLVCKRAVLGGPAYKCLKCNVLQHKSCPGSTNIANRSWCAHGYTWPQHLIAVDEELDNISIGNKKVVCPVCLEPGFGPAYKCSFPKCTSFLHKSCFEQLSLVIQHTMHPEHALFLRLPSSDRCCDVCLKDCGNSLFYSCFFCDFDIDVKCVSRWRISAEDCLQHSLFPMRKQMQFTCEACAEESKGIAHQCSVCRVLIHGECDKFSRTIKIRTHDHSLTRTYSFSQEVKKQKNVFCKLCRKKVNIEYAAYYCRECDYIAHMDCARYFKVEDRDLSETTNEVDENQLVHLVEGIDLAMDETTSPWEINHFSHPQHSLILITENLVGVKRCEACMQFIILTPFYGCTQCNFFLHYRCTKLPATIKRGLFHEHPLTLLSQDMNASGLFWCKACKRDHHGFVYRCDRCEWNPYTLGVQCCLIPEILEHEGHQHSLYLVIRSSLETCNGCGQKGDMNFSCFDEIGGLQFLSLASVNGSILYKIIEVTVEV; encoded by the exons atggAGGTGGAAGAAGATGGCAGTCTATTCTCTGAGGAGCTGGAAAACGATgaggagaaggagagagagatgaaggACGAAAAAGATTACAGTGTATGGCATCACTTGATCTTGTGTGAGGAGCTGGAAAACAACGATGACCAGAAGAATCATGTTCCTTGCTTGGTGTGCAAAAGAGCAGTATTGGGAGGTCCCGCCTACAAATGCTTGAAATGCAACGTTCTCCAGCATAAATCATGCCCCGGATCAACAAACATAGCAAATAGATCATGGTGTGCCCATGGTTATACGTGGCCGCAACACTTGATCGCTGTAGATGAGGAGCTGGACAATATTAGTATCGGCAACAAGAAAGTTGTTTGCCCGGTATGCCTGGAACCAGGATTCGGTCCCGCTTACAAATGCTCCTTCCCCAAATGCACCTCTTTCCTTCACAAATCCTGCTTTGAACAACTATCCCTCGTGATACAACACACCATGCACCCAGAGCACGCCCTTTTTCTCCGATTGCCATCATCGGATAGATGTTGTGATGTTTGCCTCAAAGATTGCGGAAACTCCTTATTCTACAGTTGTTTCTTCTGCGATTTTGACATCGACGTCAAATGTGTTTCTCGTTGGCGAATTAGTGCTGAGGACTGCCTCCAACATTCACTCTTTCCCATGCGGAAGCAGATGCAATTCACTTGTGAAGCCTGTGCTGAGGAGAGCAAGGGTATTGCCCACCAATGCAGCGTCTGCCGAGTCCTGATTCATGGTGAGTGTGATAAATTTTCACGCACCATCAAAATTAGGACACATGATCACTCACTCACTCGCACCTATTCTTTTAGTCAAGAAGTCAAGAAACAGAAGAACGTATTTTGTAAACTCTGCCGTAAAAAGGTGAATATAGAATACGCAGCTTACTACTGCCGAGAATGTGATTACATTGCTCACATGGATTGTGCACGTTATTTTAAAGTTGAAGACAGGGACCTGAGTGAAACCACTAATGAGGTGGATGAAAATCAATTGGTTCATTTGGTGGAAGGGATCGATCTAGCAATGGATGAAACAACTAGCCCATGGGAGATCAATCATTTCAGTCATCCACAACATAGCTTAATCCTCATCACTGAAAACCTCGTGGGTGTCAAGCGTTGTGAGGCCTGTATGCAATTTATAATTCTTACCCCATTTTACGGCTGTACACAATGCAACTTCTTTCTCCATTACAGATGTACTAAATTACCTGCAACCATTAAGCGAGGGCTATTTCACGAACATCCCCTCACCCTCCTCTCACAGGATATGAATGCAAGTGGATTGTTCTGGTGTAAGGCTTGTAAACGTGATCACCATGGCTTCGTATATAGATGTGACAGATGTGAATGGAATCCATACACGTTAGGCGTTCAATGTTGTTTAATTCCAGAAATCCTTGAACACGAAGGCCATCAACACTCCCTCTACCTTGTTATAAGATCTTCTTTGGAAACTTGCAACGGCTGCGGTCAAAAAGGAGATATGAACTTCAG TTGCTTTGATGAAATAGGCGGTTTGCAATTCCTTAGCTTGGCGAGCGTGAACGGATCAATACTTTACAAAATTATTGAAGTCACCGTGGAAGTTTAA
- the LOC133882365 gene encoding glycosyltransferase BC10 has protein sequence MRRPSSRIGDREETVEKHTGLSKMVQILSFLLVFVAGVVIGLATTSRIDRHYFVSHAELYSNCAAATTVVKACEKPVDCMSMEAFLKPSNVTHGMSDDELLWRASMVFRKKEYPYKTRVPKVAFMFLTRGPLPMLPLWERFFTGGRGGELFSIYVHAPPGYVLNVSRDSPFYGRQIPSQNVRWGTATLSDAERRLLANALLDFSNERFVLLSESCIPVYNFPTVYKYLTGSVHSFVESYDDPSRYGRGRYSRHMLPYIKLRHWRKGSQWFELHRTLAVNIVADTMYYTIFRKHCLPACYPDEHYIPTYLNMFHGSQNSNRTTTWVDWSKGGPHPATYEKANITKDLIQTIRNNGTLCRYNSEMTSVCYLFARKFAPSALEPLLNLTSTIMEF, from the exons ATGCGTCGGCCTAGCAGTAGGATTGGAGACAGAGAAGAAACCGTAGAGAAGCATACGGGTCTGTCAAAAATGGTCCAAATCCTCTCATTTCTATTGGTTTTCGTCGCCGGCGTCGTGATCGGCCTCGCCACCACGTCGCGCATCGACCGCCACTACTTCGTCTCGCACGCCGAGCTCTACTCCAATTGCGCCGCCGCCACCACAGTGGTGAAGGCGTGCGAGAAGCCCGTGGACTGTATGAGCATGGAGGCGTTTCTCAAGCCGAGCAATGTGACTCATGGAATGTCCGATGACGAGCTCTTGTGGAGGGCGTCGATGGTGTTCAGGAAAAAGGAGTATCCCTACAAGACGAGAGTGCCGAAGGTGGCGTTCATGTTCTTGACGAGAGGCCCTCTGCCGATGTTGCCTTTGTGGGAGAGATTCTTCACAGGAGGGCGTGGTGGAGAGTTGTTCTCTATCTATGTTCACGCCCCTCCGGGATACGTGCTCAATGTGTCGAGAGACTCACCCTTTTACGGGCGTCAAATCCCGAGTCAG AATGTTAGATGGGGAACAGCAACACTATCTGATGCTGAGAGACGCCTTCTAGCCAATGCCCTGCTTGACTTTTCAAATGAgcgatttgttcttctttctgaGAGCTGCATCCCGGTCTATAACTTCCCAACTGTCTACAAATATCTTACTGGTTCTGTACACAGCTTTGTTGAGTCATATGATGACCCTTCCCGATATGGACGTGGTCGCTACAGTCGCCACATGCTTCCCTATATAAAGCTCCGTCACTGGCGGAAAGGGTCTCAATGGTTTGAACTTCACCGCACACTGGCTGTTAATATAGTTGCGGACACCATGTACTACACCATCTTCAGGAAACACTGTCTACCTGCTTGCTACCCAGATGAACATTATATTCCAACTTACCTGAACATGTTCCATGGTTCGCAGAATTCAAATCGGACTACGACTTGGGTCGATTGGTCAAAGGGGGGTCCTCACCCGGCAACGTATGAAAAGGCAAATATTACAAAAGATTTGATACAAACCATAAGGAATAACGGCACACTTTGTCGATATAATTCTGAGATGACATCTGTTTGTTATCTCTTTGCTCGGAAGTTTGCTCCAAGTGCACTGGAACCTTTGCTCAACCTGACCTCAACAATAatggaattttga
- the LOC133882364 gene encoding chloride channel protein CLC-c-like isoform X1, translating to MGGEENDMEIEGGMGMGMERERSGASSSSSSLSVREPLLLSRRITNNTSQLAIVGANVCPIESLDYEIIENDLFKQDWRSRTKTEIFQYIFLKWTLALLIGLSTGLVGLFNNLAVENIAGFKLLLTNNFMLKDKYYQAFGAYAGCNMVLAIAASVLCAYIAPAAAGSGIPEVKAYLNGIDAHSILAPSTLFVKIFGSIFGVAAGFVVGKEGPMVHTGACVASLLGQGGSRKYRLTWKWLRYFKNDRDRRDLITCGAAAGVAAAFRAPVGGVLFALEEAASWWRSALLWRTFFTTAVVAVVLRVFMVFCRSGKCGLFGEGGLIMFDVNSAKPTYSIPDLLAVIFLGVIGGIFGSLYNYLVDKVLRSYSIINERGPSLKVLLAITISFLTSCCSYGLPWLSQCIPCPTNLGDQCPTIGRSGNYKNFQCPPNHYNDLASLFMTTNDDAIRNLFSSGSDKEFHLSTLMVFFAAIYCLGIVTYGIAVPSGLFIPVILAGASYGRLLGILLGSISDLDAGLFALLGAASFLGGTMRMTVSLCVILLELTNDLLMLPLVMLVLLISKTVADSFNKGVYDQIVKMKGLPYMEAHAEPYMRHLVASDVVSSSLVTFSGVEKVGTILYALKITRHNGFPVIDEPPFSDAPELCGLVLRSHLLVLLKGKKFTRQRVMTGSDMMKRFKAHDFAKAGSGKGLKLEDLDIKEEEMEMYVDLHPITNSSPYTVVETMSLAKAALLFREVGLRHLLVVPKTPGRPPIVGILTRHDFMPEHILGLYPHFGPHK from the exons aTGGGTGGGGAGGAGAATGACATGGAGATAGAGGgggggatggggatggggatggagagggagagatcaGGTGCATCGTCATCGTCGTCGTCGTTGTCGGTGAGAGAACCGCTTCTTCTGAGCAGGAGGATCACCAACAACACCTCTCAGCTCGCCATTGTTGGTGCCAATGTCTGCCCCATTGAGAGCCTCGACTACGA GATTATCGAGAATGATCTTTTTAAACAGGATTGGAGATCTAGAACAAAAACCGAgatatttcaatatattttcttgaaatggACACTCGCACTCCTTATTGGTTTAAGTACAGGGCTTGTTGGCTTGTTCAATAACCTTGCTGTTGAGAATATAGCCGGTTTCAAACTTCTGCTCACGAACAACTTCATGCTTAAGGATAA GTATTATCAGGCATTTGGAGCATATGCTGGTTGTAACATGGTTTTGGCCATTGCTGCTTCTGTGCTCTGTGCGTATATTGCTCCTGCAGCAGCAGGCTCTGGCATACCTGAGGTGAAAGCTTACCTCAATGGTATAGATGCTCATTCTATATTGGCTCCAAGCACCCTCTTTGTAAAG ATTTTTGGTTCCATTTTTGGAGTTGCTGCTGGATTTGTTGTGGGTAAGGAAGGACCTATGGTACACACTGGTGCCTGTGTAGCCTCTTTACTTGGACAGGGTGGTTCTCGCAAGTATCGGTTGACTTGGAAATGGCTTAGATACTTCAAAAATGATCGTGACCGGCGGGATTTGATCACCTGTGGTGCTGCTGCTGGCGTAGCAGCTGCCTTCCGTGCCCCAGTTGGTGGGGTTCTCTTTGCACTGGAAGAAGCAGCTTCATg GTGGAGGAGTGCTCTCCTTTGGAGGACATTTTTTACTACAGCTGTAGTAGCAGTAGTTCTGAGGGTTTTCATGGTATTTTGCCGGAGTGGAAAATGTGGACTATTTGGGGAAGGAGGCCTGATCATGTTTGATGTCAATTCAGCAAAGCCCACTTACAGCATCCCAGATCTACTGGCAGTGATATTCCTTGGAGTTATTGGAGGCATTTTCGGGAGCCTTTACAATTATCTTGTTGACAAGGTCCTTCGCAGTTATAGCATCATCAACGA GAGGGGTCCTTCACTTAAAGTCCTTCTTGCCATCACCATCTCCTTTTTGACCTCTTGTTGCTCTTATGGCCTACCATGGTTATCACAGTGCATTCCTTGTCCTACAAACTTGGGGGATCAATGCCCCACTATAGGTCGCTCTGGAAACTATAAGAATTTCCAATGTCCACCTAACCATTATAATGACCTTGCCTCCCTTTTTATGACTACCAATGATGATGCCATCCGCAACTTGTTTAGCTCTGGTTCTGACAAGGAATTTCACCTCTCTACTCTTATGGTTTTCTTTGCCGCTATATACTGCCTAGGCATTGTCACTTACGGAATTGCTGTTCCCTCTGGGCTCTTCATTCCTGTCATACTTGCCGGGGCCTCTTATGGACGTCTTCTTGGGATTCTCCTTGGTTCTATCTCTGATCTAGATGCGGGCCTCTTTGCCCTACTTGGAGCTGCCTCCTTTCTAGGGGGCACGATGAGAATGACTGTTTCTCTCTGTGTAATACTTCTTGAACTTACTAATGATCTATTAATGCTCCCATTGGTGATGCTAGTTCTCCTTATTTCAAAAACTGTGGCTGATAGTTTCAACAAGGGTGTCTATGACCAAATTGTGAAAATGAAGGGGTTACCATATATGGAAGCCCATGCAGAGCCATACATGAGGCACTTAGTTGCTAGTGATGTTGTTTCTAGTTCATTGGTTACATTTTCTGGGGTTGAAAAAGTGGGGACTATATTATATGCTCTAAAAATAACAAGGCATAACGGGTTTCCTGTGATTGATGAGCCGCCTTTCTCAGATGCTCCCGAGTTGTGCGGGCTCGTTTTGAGGTCTCATCTACTGGTATTGCTTAAAGGAAAGAAGTTTACAAGGCAGAGGGTGATGACTGGATCTGATATGATGAAGAGGTTCAAAGCCCATGATTTTGCCAAGGCAGGATCAGGCAAGGGGCTCAAGCTGGAGGATTTGGACATAAAGGAAGAGGAGATGGAGATGTATGTTGATCTCCATCCCATTACTAATTCCTCCCCGTATACAGTAGTGGAGACAATGTCTCTAGCTAAAGCTGCACTTCTCTTTCGAGAGGTTGGCCTTAGGCACTTGTTGGTTGTGCCGAAGACACCAGGG AGGCCTCCAATTGTTGGAATCCTGACACGACATGATTTCATGCCAGAACATATATTGGGGCTTTATCCACACTTTGGCCCTCACAAGTAG
- the LOC133882364 gene encoding chloride channel protein CLC-c-like isoform X2, which produces MVLAIAASVLCAYIAPAAAGSGIPEVKAYLNGIDAHSILAPSTLFVKIFGSIFGVAAGFVVGKEGPMVHTGACVASLLGQGGSRKYRLTWKWLRYFKNDRDRRDLITCGAAAGVAAAFRAPVGGVLFALEEAASWWRSALLWRTFFTTAVVAVVLRVFMVFCRSGKCGLFGEGGLIMFDVNSAKPTYSIPDLLAVIFLGVIGGIFGSLYNYLVDKVLRSYSIINERGPSLKVLLAITISFLTSCCSYGLPWLSQCIPCPTNLGDQCPTIGRSGNYKNFQCPPNHYNDLASLFMTTNDDAIRNLFSSGSDKEFHLSTLMVFFAAIYCLGIVTYGIAVPSGLFIPVILAGASYGRLLGILLGSISDLDAGLFALLGAASFLGGTMRMTVSLCVILLELTNDLLMLPLVMLVLLISKTVADSFNKGVYDQIVKMKGLPYMEAHAEPYMRHLVASDVVSSSLVTFSGVEKVGTILYALKITRHNGFPVIDEPPFSDAPELCGLVLRSHLLVLLKGKKFTRQRVMTGSDMMKRFKAHDFAKAGSGKGLKLEDLDIKEEEMEMYVDLHPITNSSPYTVVETMSLAKAALLFREVGLRHLLVVPKTPGRPPIVGILTRHDFMPEHILGLYPHFGPHK; this is translated from the exons ATGGTTTTGGCCATTGCTGCTTCTGTGCTCTGTGCGTATATTGCTCCTGCAGCAGCAGGCTCTGGCATACCTGAGGTGAAAGCTTACCTCAATGGTATAGATGCTCATTCTATATTGGCTCCAAGCACCCTCTTTGTAAAG ATTTTTGGTTCCATTTTTGGAGTTGCTGCTGGATTTGTTGTGGGTAAGGAAGGACCTATGGTACACACTGGTGCCTGTGTAGCCTCTTTACTTGGACAGGGTGGTTCTCGCAAGTATCGGTTGACTTGGAAATGGCTTAGATACTTCAAAAATGATCGTGACCGGCGGGATTTGATCACCTGTGGTGCTGCTGCTGGCGTAGCAGCTGCCTTCCGTGCCCCAGTTGGTGGGGTTCTCTTTGCACTGGAAGAAGCAGCTTCATg GTGGAGGAGTGCTCTCCTTTGGAGGACATTTTTTACTACAGCTGTAGTAGCAGTAGTTCTGAGGGTTTTCATGGTATTTTGCCGGAGTGGAAAATGTGGACTATTTGGGGAAGGAGGCCTGATCATGTTTGATGTCAATTCAGCAAAGCCCACTTACAGCATCCCAGATCTACTGGCAGTGATATTCCTTGGAGTTATTGGAGGCATTTTCGGGAGCCTTTACAATTATCTTGTTGACAAGGTCCTTCGCAGTTATAGCATCATCAACGA GAGGGGTCCTTCACTTAAAGTCCTTCTTGCCATCACCATCTCCTTTTTGACCTCTTGTTGCTCTTATGGCCTACCATGGTTATCACAGTGCATTCCTTGTCCTACAAACTTGGGGGATCAATGCCCCACTATAGGTCGCTCTGGAAACTATAAGAATTTCCAATGTCCACCTAACCATTATAATGACCTTGCCTCCCTTTTTATGACTACCAATGATGATGCCATCCGCAACTTGTTTAGCTCTGGTTCTGACAAGGAATTTCACCTCTCTACTCTTATGGTTTTCTTTGCCGCTATATACTGCCTAGGCATTGTCACTTACGGAATTGCTGTTCCCTCTGGGCTCTTCATTCCTGTCATACTTGCCGGGGCCTCTTATGGACGTCTTCTTGGGATTCTCCTTGGTTCTATCTCTGATCTAGATGCGGGCCTCTTTGCCCTACTTGGAGCTGCCTCCTTTCTAGGGGGCACGATGAGAATGACTGTTTCTCTCTGTGTAATACTTCTTGAACTTACTAATGATCTATTAATGCTCCCATTGGTGATGCTAGTTCTCCTTATTTCAAAAACTGTGGCTGATAGTTTCAACAAGGGTGTCTATGACCAAATTGTGAAAATGAAGGGGTTACCATATATGGAAGCCCATGCAGAGCCATACATGAGGCACTTAGTTGCTAGTGATGTTGTTTCTAGTTCATTGGTTACATTTTCTGGGGTTGAAAAAGTGGGGACTATATTATATGCTCTAAAAATAACAAGGCATAACGGGTTTCCTGTGATTGATGAGCCGCCTTTCTCAGATGCTCCCGAGTTGTGCGGGCTCGTTTTGAGGTCTCATCTACTGGTATTGCTTAAAGGAAAGAAGTTTACAAGGCAGAGGGTGATGACTGGATCTGATATGATGAAGAGGTTCAAAGCCCATGATTTTGCCAAGGCAGGATCAGGCAAGGGGCTCAAGCTGGAGGATTTGGACATAAAGGAAGAGGAGATGGAGATGTATGTTGATCTCCATCCCATTACTAATTCCTCCCCGTATACAGTAGTGGAGACAATGTCTCTAGCTAAAGCTGCACTTCTCTTTCGAGAGGTTGGCCTTAGGCACTTGTTGGTTGTGCCGAAGACACCAGGG AGGCCTCCAATTGTTGGAATCCTGACACGACATGATTTCATGCCAGAACATATATTGGGGCTTTATCCACACTTTGGCCCTCACAAGTAG
- the LOC133881345 gene encoding uncharacterized protein LOC133881345: protein MEVEEDGSLFSEPEELEKDEEKELENDDHEENEREMEVEGDCSQWHHLIFCEELQNNDDQKKNHVPVCLVCYEALVLGGPAYKCLECNFLRHKSCPESPHIAKVELYHKYWSGRHHLIAIEEEVLDNTGNEEVVCTGCQEPAFGPAYKCSIPNCTFCLHKSCSEQLYHVIQHPFHPEHALILQNPSNYNNCVACGKTCDRSFFYRCFLCDFDFDVICASRWRTDADDCHQHSFVPISTQIQFACQACGEDEKEPKQFASLCTICRLLIHAKCARYPRTIRTYTHDHSLTLTHSLNQQVKNQENIWCRLCSKKVKTEYSAYYCQKCGYIAHLNCAYTVRHSGATTESVVSNSVGYESHLVHLVEGIDLAEEETADPREINHFSHPQHNLILSNEKLVDVKRCEACIQHIISTPFYGCAQCNFFLHYRCTKLPATIKRGQFHEHLLTLLSHDVNASGLFWCNACGRDHDGFVYRCDKCKWYKLDVKCCLIPEIIEHEGHQHSLYLLAIESSETCNGCGQKGVNFRCPYCDEFTLCFRCATLPLVARYEYDTHLLKLSYTRENESDEEYYCLICEEEREHPDHWFYSCVKCKFTAHSRCVLGENPCINYGRTFTDKDHEHSLTIVQKTKHSLPCDACGGSFHDVAVECTECKFNIHEYCDKNKLENRE from the coding sequence atggaggtGGAAGAAGATGGCAGTCTATTCTCTGAGCCTGAGGAGCTGGAAAAAGATGAGGAGAAGGAGCTGGAAAACGACGATCATgaggagaatgagagagagatggaggtGGAAGGAGATTGCAGTCAATGGCATCACTTGATCTTCTGTGAGGAGCTGCAAAACAACGACGACCAGAAGAAGAATCATGTTCCTGTTTGCTTGGTGTGCTACGAAGCACTGGTATTGGGAGGTCCCGCCTACAAATGCTTGGAATGCAACTTTCTCCGGCATAAATCATGCCCCGAATCACCACACATAGCAAAGGTGGAGTTATACCATAAATATTGGTCGGGAAGACATCACTTGATCGCCATAGAAGAAGAGGTACTGGACAATACTGGCAACGAGGAAGTTGTTTGCACGGGATGCCAGGAACCAGCATTTGGTCCCGCTTACAAATGCTCCATCCCCAACTGCACCTTCTGCCTTCACAAATCGTGCTCAGAACAACTCTACCACGTGATACAACACCCCTTCCACCCGGAGCACGCCCTTATTCTCCAGAAcccatcaaattataacaattGTGTTGCTTGCGGCAAAACTTGCGACAGATCCTTCTTTTACCGTTGTTTCCTCTGTGATTTTGACTTTGACGTCATATGTGCTTCCCGCTGGAGAACTGATGCCGACGATTGCCACCAACACTCATTTGTTCCCATCTCGACGCAGATCCAGTTCGCTTGTCAAGCCTGTGGTGAGGATGAGAAGGAACCCAAGCAATTTGCATCTCTCTGTACCATCTGCCGACTCTTGATTCATGCTAAGTGTGCCCGATATCCGCGCACCATCAGAACTTACACACATGATCATTCACTCACTCTCACCCATTCTCTGAATCAACAAGTCAAGAATCAGGAGAACATATGGTGTAGACTGTGCAGTAAAAAGGTGAAAACAGAGTATTCGGCTTACTATTGTCAGAAATGTGGTTACATTGCCCACTTGAATTGTGCATATACAGTCCGACACTCCGGTGCGACCACCGAGTCGGTGGTCAGCAACTCGGTTGGCTATGAATCTCATTTGGTTCATTTGGTAGAAGGGATTGATCTAGCAGAGGAGGAAACAGCTGACCCCCGGGAGATCAATCATTTTAGTCATCCACAACATAACTTAATCCTCAGCAACGAAAAGCTCGTGGATGTCAAGCGTTGTGAGGCATGTATACAACATATAATTTCTACCCCATTTTACGGATGTGCACAATGCAATTTCTTTCTCCATTACAGATGTACTAAACTACCTGCAACCATTAAGCGAGGGCaatttcatgaacatctccTTACCCTCCTCTCACATGATGTGAATGCAAGTGGATTGTTCTGGTGCAATGCTTGTGGACGTGATCACGATGGCTTCGTATATAGATGTGACAAATGTAAATGGTACAAGTTAGACGTTAAATGTTGTTTAATTCCGGAAATCATTGAACACGAAGGTCATCAGCACTCCCTCTACTTGCTTGCTATAGAATCTTCCGAAACTTGCAATGGCTGTGGTCAAAAAGGTGTGAACTTCAGGTGCCCTTATTGCGACGAATTCACCTTGTGTTTTAGATGTGCAACACTTCCGTTGGTAGCTAGATATGAATATGATACACATCTACTAAAACTCTCTTATACACGTGAAAATGAATCTGATGAAGAATATTATTGTCtgatttgtgaagaagaaagggAGCATCCGGATCACTGGTTCTATTCCTGTGTAAAATGTAAGTTCACTGCTCATTCCCGATGCGTTCTTGGAGAGAATCCATGTATTAACTACGGAAGAACTTTCACAGATAAAGATCACGAGCATTCTCTCACTATTGTTCAAAAGACTAAGCATTCACTTCCATGTGATGCATGTGGTGGTTCTTTTCATGATGTGGCTGTAGAATGTACTGAATGTAAATTTAACATCCATGAGTATTgtgataaaaacaaattagaaaatagagaatga